The Spirosoma oryzicola region ACAAAGGTAGAACAGAATTGCGACCTGTACTTCGTCCAGCCGAAAGTTTCAGTTGAAACGATGAAGAAACAACGCCGATAATATGCAACAATGTTGCATAATACTTTATCTTTACGAAAAACCCCATTCCTATGCGCTATCTCACGTTTGCCTGCCTGCTCTTAGCCTTCGCTGCCTGTTCGGATAAATCCGCTGCTGACAAACCCTTACTCGACGAAGCAGCTAAATATCACAATGAAGCCATTGAGGTTCAGGAGCAAGTAGAACCGCTGGTCGATCAGGTTGATTCGGTTCGAACGCTGCTGGTAAAGAAAGCCACTCCGGAAGCCAAATCAACGGCGCAGTCACTCGATAGCCTGAAAACGGCCTTCGAAGCGTGGGAAGAAAATCTGGTAGAAGTACCCGGCATGAAACACGAACACCATGAGCACAGCAGCGGTAAACACCATCATCATAACCATAACAACGACGCCAAGGACATGTCCGCCGATCAGATGCGTGATTTGCAGCGCGAATTCCTGACCAATATCAAAGCGATTCAAACCCAGACGCAGCAGGGTATGGATCGGGCCAAGAGCTTGCTTTAACGCTTACTCGTTTACCGCCAGCCAGTACATCAGAGCGATACCTAACAGCATAAACAAACTATGCAGCCAGGAGCGTCTGGTCGGAGCGGCTTTCTGTAATTCGGGTATCAGGTCGCTGGCGGCTACGTAAATAAATCCGCCAGCGGCCACCGGCATGATATAGATTAGGTATGCTTCGAGCCACAGCCCAGCCAGCAGTACCGTAACGATGCCAACGATGCAGGTCAGCGCTGATAATAAATTGTAAAGCAAGGCCCGGCGAATGCTGTAGCCTCCGTAGAGCAGCGTACCGACATCTCCTACTTCCTGCGGTAATTCGTGCAATAGTAATCCGGCAGTTGTTGCCCAGCCTGCTGCCGGGCTTACCAGAAAACTACCTGCGATCAGCGTTCCATCGATGAAATTGTGTAGCGCGTCACCCACCAGGTTCATCGACGCCAAGGGTTGTACGG contains the following coding sequences:
- a CDS encoding ZIP family metal transporter — protein: MLLTTQSIRWEIWGHSSLAGLLVCGVALVGGIAYLLPKFVLKQWLTLGISLSTGVLLGDAFLHLLPESLEQIGDSQIVLVEVLAGIVLFFNLEQFIRLRHHQHRTDASTVQPLASMNLVGDALHNFIDGTLIAGSFLVSPAAGWATTAGLLLHELPQEVGDVGTLLYGGYSIRRALLYNLLSALTCIVGIVTVLLAGLWLEAYLIYIMPVAAGGFIYVAASDLIPELQKAAPTRRSWLHSLFMLLGIALMYWLAVNE